The genome window CTCGACCAGTACGAGCGTCACCTGCAGTTCCTGCACTTGGTGCGCTAGTACCCTGTGGGAGCGGGTTCGCCCGCTCCACAAAGAAAAAGCCCGCAAAGCCCCGTCCTACGGGGCTTTCTTAAATTTAATTTCATTCGTTGCAACCGCGCTTTGACGCGCAACTGTCATCTGGCCACTGCGTAATTGTGTGAAGCGTTTGACGCTTTCATTTCAGTACAGTGACGGAGACCGGTAACAATGAAGACGTTAATAAGCCCTATGGTGGGTGCCGCCATGGCGAGCTTTATGCTGTCCGCCCATGCCGATTTTATCGACGACAGCCACGCCGATGTGACCTTGCTCAACCGCTACCTCAACCAGCAAGGGCGTGATGTGGTGAACAGCAGCGCCAAGGCCCACAGCGTGCGCGATTGGGGCCAGGGTTTCGAGTTCAACTTCAAGTCCGGCTACACCGAAGGCCCGGTAGGTTTTGGCCTGGACCTGCAAGCGTTCTACGGTTTGAAACTGGATTCCGGTGGCGACCTCAATGACAAGGATCACCAGGGCCGCTACCCCGGCAGCATGTTCCCGCTGGATGACGGCAAGTCGGCTGACCAGTTCGGCGTGCTGAGCCCGACATTCAAAATGCGCTTCGCCAAAGATGAATTGCGCCTCGGCACGCTCTACGGCAACAACCCGGTGCTGGCCAACACCGACGGTCGCTTGTATCAACAGACCAACACCGGTGTGCAACTGGTCTCCAAGGACCTCAGCGACTTCACGTTCACTGGCGGCGATATCTTCAAGACCAAGATCCGCAACGAAACCGGCGATCAGGGGATGATTACCGCAGGTGGCACCAAAGAGAGCGACCGCTTCCTGTTCGGTGGTGCCGATTACACCGGCATACAGAACACCACCGTCAGCCTGTGGTACTCCAACCTTGAGGACTACTACCAGCAGTTTTTCCTCGGCGCCAAGCGTCATGACGCCTTGTCCGTGGGCGCGATCGACACCGACGTCCGTGTGTTCCGCAGCCTGGGTGTGGGCGCCAACGCCGATGGCGATAAAGACTTTGCCGGCGCAGGCCTCTACGGCGATGGCACCAGCAAAGGCCGCATCAACCAAACCACCGCCAGTTTGCTTGAGAGCTACAGCCTGGACGGCCACACCGTTGGCCTCGGTATCCAGAAAAACAGCGGCGACAGCGACTTCCCCTACCTCGACTCCGGCCTGAACAGCGGTGACGCGCGCCAAGGCCCAGGCTCAGGTGCCGACACCCCGGCGCTGACCAACATGCAGTTGAACAAATTCCAGCACGCCGGCGAACGCACGTGGCTGGCCCAATACAAATATGACTTCGGTAAGCTCGGCCTCAACGGCCTGACCTTTTCCGCCGCTTACGCCCATGGCGATGACATCCGCACGGCACAGGGCGATACCAGCGAATGGGAACGCAACATTGCCGTGGCTTACCAAGTACCCACCGGCACCCTCAAAGGCCTGGGCGTTACCTGGAAAAACGCACATGCGAGCCCGGACATTACCGGCGCCACCGTACAAGATGAAAACCGCTTCTATGTCAGCTATGTCGTTCCACTCTGGTAGGAAATTGCTGTAAAACGAAAGGGCAGACTTAAGCGATTCAGCCGCTTAAAAGGCCTGGGAATAGCGTTATTCCCGGGCCTTATTTGCCCCAAGTTCAAGAGAGGATTCGATGACTTATATTGCTGCCGAAAACCGCTATGAATCTATTCCGTATCGCCGCGTAGGCCGCAGTGGACTGGTGCTGCCGGCACTCTCCCTGGGCCTGTGGCACAACTTTGGCGACAGCACCCCGATCGACACCCAGCGCGCCTTGCTGCGTACCGCGTTCGACCTGGGTATCAACCACTTTGACCTGGCCAACAACTACGGCCCGCCCTATGGCAGCGCCGAGATCAACTTCGGCCGCTTGCTGCGCGAAGACTTCAAGCATTACCGCGACGAACTGATCATCTCCAGCAAAGCCGGTTGGGACATGTGGCCCGGCCCCTACGGCCAGGGCGGCGGCTCGCGCAAATACGTGCTGGCGAGCCTGGACCAGAGCCTGCAACGCCTGGGCGTTGACTACGTGGATATTTTTTACTCGCACCGTTTCGACGCCGACACCCCGTTGGAAGAAACCGCCAGCGCTTTGGCCACGGCCGTGCAACAAGGCAAGGCGTTGTACATCGGTATCTCGTCTTATTCCGGCGTGAAAACCCGCGAAATGGCGGCGTTGCTCAAGGAGTGGAAAGTACCGTTGCTGATCCACCAGCCGGCGTACAACCTGCTCAACCGCTGGGTCGAAAAAGACCTGCTGGACACCACCGAGGAACTCGGTGCCGGGGTGATTGCATTCACGCCGCTGGCCCAGGGTTTGCTGACCGACAAGTACCTCAACGGCGTACCGGCCGATGCGCGGGTCAACCGTCCAGGTGGCGGATCGTTGCAGGCCAAGCACTTGTCCGAGGCCAACATCGCCCATGTGCGCGGGTTGAATGAAATCGCCAAGCGCCGTGGCCAGAGCCTGGCGCAACTGGCCCTGGCCTGGACCCTACGTGACCCACGGGTGACCAGTGCCTTGATTGGTGCGAGCCGACCGGAGCAGATCATTGAAAACGTCGGTGCGTTGAAGAACCTGAACTTCAGTGCAGAAGAATTGGCGGAGATTGATCGGTTTGCGCAGGAAGGCGGGATCAACCTGTGGGAGAAACCGTCCACTGCTGAATAAGCTGGCACAACCCGGTCAAAAATGTGCGAGCGGGCTTGCTCGCGACGGCGGTGGATCAGTCGATGAATTTGTTGGCTGACACTGCGCTTTCGCGAGCAAGCCCGCTCCCACAGTTTGATCTTCAGTGTGGCCAATTCACTCGTTGGTACGCGGTCAATGTGGGAGCCGGGCTTGCTCGCGACGGCGGTGAGGCAGTCGATGAATTTGTTGGCTGACACTGCGCTTCCGCGAGCAAGCCTGCTCCCACAGTTTGATCTTCAGTGTGGCCAATTCACTCGTTGGTACGCGGTCAATGTGGGAGGCGGGCTTGCCCGCGATGGCGGTGAGGCAGTCGATGAATCTGTTGGCTGACACTGCGCTTTCGCGAGGAAGCCCGCTCCCACAGTTTGATCTTCAGTGGGGTCAATTCACTCGTTGGTACGCGGTCAATGTGGGAGCCGGGCTTGCTCGCGACGGCGGTGAGGCAGTCGATGAATTTGTTGGCTGACACTGCGCTTTCGCGAGCAAGCCCGCTCCCACAGTTTGATCTTCAGTGTGGCCAATTCACTCGTTGGTACGCGGTCAATGTGGGAGCCGGGCTTGCCCGCGATGGCGGTGAGGCAGTCGATGAATTTGTTGGCTGACACTGCGCATTCGCGAGCAAGCCCGCTCCCACAGTTTGATCTTCAGTGTGGCCAATTCACTCGTTGGTACGCGGTCAATGTGGGAGCCGGGCTTGCCCGCGACGGCGGTGAATCAGTCGATGAATCTGTTGGCTGACACTGCGCTTTCGCGAGCAAGCCCGCTCCCACAGTTTGATCTTCAGTGTGGCAAATTCACCCGCTGGTACGCTGTCAATGTGGGAGCCGGGCTTGCTCGCGATGGCGGTGAGGCAGTCGATGAA of Pseudomonas fluorescens contains these proteins:
- a CDS encoding OprD family outer membrane porin — its product is MVGAAMASFMLSAHADFIDDSHADVTLLNRYLNQQGRDVVNSSAKAHSVRDWGQGFEFNFKSGYTEGPVGFGLDLQAFYGLKLDSGGDLNDKDHQGRYPGSMFPLDDGKSADQFGVLSPTFKMRFAKDELRLGTLYGNNPVLANTDGRLYQQTNTGVQLVSKDLSDFTFTGGDIFKTKIRNETGDQGMITAGGTKESDRFLFGGADYTGIQNTTVSLWYSNLEDYYQQFFLGAKRHDALSVGAIDTDVRVFRSLGVGANADGDKDFAGAGLYGDGTSKGRINQTTASLLESYSLDGHTVGLGIQKNSGDSDFPYLDSGLNSGDARQGPGSGADTPALTNMQLNKFQHAGERTWLAQYKYDFGKLGLNGLTFSAAYAHGDDIRTAQGDTSEWERNIAVAYQVPTGTLKGLGVTWKNAHASPDITGATVQDENRFYVSYVVPLW
- the mgrA gene encoding L-glyceraldehyde 3-phosphate reductase: MTYIAAENRYESIPYRRVGRSGLVLPALSLGLWHNFGDSTPIDTQRALLRTAFDLGINHFDLANNYGPPYGSAEINFGRLLREDFKHYRDELIISSKAGWDMWPGPYGQGGGSRKYVLASLDQSLQRLGVDYVDIFYSHRFDADTPLEETASALATAVQQGKALYIGISSYSGVKTREMAALLKEWKVPLLIHQPAYNLLNRWVEKDLLDTTEELGAGVIAFTPLAQGLLTDKYLNGVPADARVNRPGGGSLQAKHLSEANIAHVRGLNEIAKRRGQSLAQLALAWTLRDPRVTSALIGASRPEQIIENVGALKNLNFSAEELAEIDRFAQEGGINLWEKPSTAE